The Desulfobulbus propionicus DSM 2032 DNA segment CTGAAGAAAATGGTGGCTGAATCCCTGCGCACCAGCGGCGCTTCCGAAGAGGAAATCAAGCGGCAGCTCGCGGAGCAGTTTCCTCCGTCTCCTGAAGCTGAAACCGCTGCCTCGCGACAAGCGCTGGAAACAGCAACCGAAGTATCGCCTGAACAGGTGGCAAAGGAATTTGCCGAATCCCTGCGCGCGGCAGGGGCGTCTGACGAGGAAATCAACCAGGCATTAAAGGGTCTTTCTCCCTCAGCGCCGGAAGAACGCGGGAAATAAAGAGCGTCGGCCCGAGGCCTCCCGCTTTCCCACGAGGGGGCCTGACGCTGAATGTCCGGCCGCCGACAACGGGCAGGAAAAGAAACGATCCCGGCGCGGGGTCACGCGGATCAATCATGCAAAAGGAGGAATCATGAAGCGGATTCAGGTAGCGGTCAGTGCCTTGGCCCTGGCGGCCATCATGTCCGGCCTCGCGGCGGCAGAGCAGGCCCAGACCCTGGAGGAACTGGTGCGAAGGTATGACGCGTCGAGCTGCAAGGAGTGCCACCAGGAGATCTACAGCCAATGGGAGCAGTCGCTCCATGCCAAACCGATGCTCGGTCCCATCGGCCGGACGCTCGCCACCTTCCAGGGCTATGTCAATTCCCGCGACACCGAGTTGAACAAGTCGCACGAGGTGGCGCCGGGGATGAAGGAATTTCTCAAGCCCTGCGTCGAATGCCATCTCCCGCAGATGATGGACGCCTCCGAGGCGGTGGCCGGTGAAATCGCCAAGGCCATTGTCGACGGCGACGAGGAAGTGCTGAACACGCTGCGGATCACCTGCATTGTCTGCCACAACCGCAACGCCATCCTGCGCAAGTTCCGCGACGGCGCCCCCCAGCCGAACACGGTCTACGGCCCCAAATATGCCGGCCCGCACGGGGATACGAAATTCACCACCGCCGCCAGGAGCGAGATGCTGCGCGACACGGTCTTCTGTGCCCAATGTCACCAGGGGCCCAATGTGCAACACTACGACGAGCCGATGTGGTGCACCTCGACCTTTGACAGCCATCAGCACTTCTATGTGCCCATGGGCGGGACCGAGTCCTGCCAGGACTGCCACATGCGCAAGGACGGCGGCCACCGCTTCCCGCCCAACTACCAGGATCCGGTCCAGACCGGCAAGCGGCTCAAGGAGTGGATCGACCTCAACCTCAGTGCCATCGCCTACCGGATGAAGCCCAATGCTAAGGAGCTGCTCCCCCTGGTGGTGATCAACAGCGAGGTGGTGAGCCGCATCGGTCACCGCTTCCCCGATGGCTGCCCGTCGCCCAACCGGGTGACCCTGGACATCAAGGTCAGCTCCAAGGACGGCAAGGAGCTGTACAGCGACACCAAGACCTACATGCCGCAGCACAAGCTGGGCTACGACGAGCACACCATGGTCTACGCGGCTAACCGCAAGCTGACTTTGCTCCGTGACACCAGCCTGCACCCCTTTGTATCCAGAAAGGAGACCATCGAGGTCAAGCTGCCCGAGGGCGTGGAGGAGGCGGTGGTGGAAGCGACCCTCACTTTCCGCCAGCTGCCCGGCGTGCCCGAGGCCGAATTCCCCATCCACACCGTGCGCCGCGAGGTCAGCCTCAAGCGGTAGCATCGTCGGACCGCGCAACCAAAAAAAAGCCCGGCAGACTGCTGCCGGGCCTCAAATTCTGCCTCTTCGGACCGCCGAATTTTCTTACCCTCGCATCGGTGGAAGAGCAACGTTCTCCTCTCCACTCGCCGTCGCCTCCATCCCCTGCTCCTGGAGAAAATGGCCCAAGGCAAGATCCTCGGCCAGGATATGTTCGAGCAGCCAGGCTTCGAGCAGGGAAAACATGAACTGATCGCCGCCCTTGAAGATCTCGCCTCTGAAGTTGTCCACCTCGGCCAGCAGGTAGTCGTGGGCCGCGTCGTGACCGGCCTGCCGGGGATAGCCATACCGCTGCATGAGCGCGTGTTCGGTGGCGAAATGCTGGGCGGTGGCCCCGGCCAATTCGTGGAACAACCGTTCCATGGCGGCTTGATCGCCGTGCGTTCGTGCCGCGTCCAGCAAGCGGTTGACCAGCAGCACCAACCCCTCGTGCTGACGGTCGATCTCGGCCACCCCGACCAGATGGCGGCTGTCGAGGACGATTGCGCCCGCGTTTTGGCAACCGTCGTCGGCAAACACCGTCTGATTTTTCCCCGCTTTCTTGGCCTGATACATGGCCGCGTCCGCCGCCATGAGCAAGGTATCCATGTCGATGCCGTCGTGGGGAAACAGACTGATGCCGATACTCGCGCCAACCCGGCAGGTTGTTCCGGAAGCAAGGGCAATATCGGGCGCCACCGCCTCGAGCAGATTTTGGGCCACCAGGCCCGCCTCATCCGCGCGGTTCAACTCATTGAGCACAATGACAAATTCGTCGCCGCCAGTGCGCGCGACCGTATCCGTTGCCCTGACCCTGGCAAGAAACCGCTCGGCAATGGTTTTCAACACAAGATCGCCGGCATCGTGGCCGTACTGGTCGTTCACCCCCTTGAAGCCGTCGAGATCGATGAACAGAATTGCCACCATGGTCTGTTTGCGCCGGGCATTGAACAGGGCCTGGGACAAACGGTCAAACAGCAGCGCCCTGTTGGCCAGCCCCGTCAGACGGTCATGATAGGCCATCTGCTCAAGGGTGCGTTCCAGTTCCTGCCGTTGGGTGACATCCTGGGCCGCCGCGTAGATGCAGCCGTCGCGGGCCGCGGCATGCCATTCGATGAACCGGTACATCCCATTTTTATGCCGGAACCGGGCCACGAAATTGGTGATCGTCCGGCCCTGGACCAGTTCGGCAATCCTGGCCTTGGTCGCCTCCCGGTCCTGGGGATGGATGAAATCGAGGCAGGAGAGGCCCTCGAGTTCCGTGGAAGCATACCCCAGCCACTTTTCCCAGGCCGGGTTGAGCTTGCGGAAGGTTCCTTGCAGATCGCCGATGCCAAGCAGGCTGGGCGCCAGGGTGAACAGGGTTTCCAACTCCGACTGGATCGCGCGCAGTTGTGCTTCCCGCTCCTCGATGGCCCTGAGGGCCAGCCGCCGGCGATGCTGGACGACAGCGAGACCGGCGATGCCGCCAAGCACCAACAGGCCGTAGATCAGCAGCGATCGCCACAGACCATGCCACCAAGGCGCGTAGACCGCCTCCAGGTTGCGGCCGACAGCGATGATCAACGGCCCGTCCATGTGCAATTCCGCCGGCTGGACCCGGTGCAGCGCGACCATGGAAGGCTCGCCGGTGGCACGGCTCGTCCCCTCCAGCACGGCCGCGTCTAGTCCGCTTTCCAGGAATCGGGTGAACAAGGTACCGGGCAAGGCCAGACTCTTGCCGACCACATCGCCCCTCTCCGGTTCCCATACAAACAGCGTGCCGTTGCCGTGAACAAAGGCCACCCACGCATCGGCGGCATAGCGGACCGATCCGAGCAGCACCGCCAGCGCCTTGGGGTCGAGGGCGGCGGACACCACGCCGGCGAATTCGCCGCTTTGTCCGGCAAGCGCATAGGTCAGATTCAGCAGCCACGGGCCGGAAACACTTTGGTACGGCGGACTGACATACAAGGTGTCGCGATCGGGATGGCGCATCGGCACTTGCAGATACTGCCGCTGGGGCAGAATCTGGCCGATGAGTTCGTCCCTGGCCGCGGTCACAATCTTGCCCGCGGGGTCCATGACCAGGATACCGCGCACACTGGGCATGGCGTCGACCAGGGTCTTGAGGCGCTCCCGACAGACCGCCACCGCATCCTCACGGGCAAGCCACCCGGGGCGCAACCCGCCGCGAACATTGTCCAACGTGGCGCCGATGGAGAACAGGTGATGGCTCAGCACATCGCTGGTCACGGTGGCGGCGGTGGCAAGACGCTGCCGCTCGTTGTCCGTGATGTGCGCATGGTCGTGAACGTTGGTGTAGGCAAACACCGCGCCGATGACCAGCACGCAGACAGCGAAAATCAGCCATTCACTCACAAAAGGCCTTCGTCGTGTACTGGCCATGGTGTCGCTCCTCCCGCATGCACATCGTCCTGGTCAACCGCCTCTGGAAAAGCAGGACAGCACGTTTTTGCATCAGCCCCTCCAAACAGGCCCACGCTACCCAATCCCGGCCGCACAAGCAACCTCATCCTTGTCCAGGCACCACAAAACCGGGAAAGATGCGAAACCAGCGCACGAGTGGGGTGACGCGGCCACGGCAAGGAAGGCGGCCGCTCGTTCCCCGAGAGGCGCATCGAAGAAGCCGCGTCGCCTCCTAGCCGGCAAACACCGTGTATTTCCCCTTGCCACTGTTCTTGGCCCGATACATCGCCAGGTCGGCTTTGCGCACCAGGTCTTCGGCGCTGTCGACGTTGGGGACGCTCAGGGCGACGCCCATGCTGCCGCCAACCAGCAATTCATGTCCTCCATGGGAAAACGGGGTCTGCAGAGAATGGAGGACCCGCTCAGCCAGTGGCAACACCTGTTCAAGAGTGCTCACTCCTTCGACCAGGACGGTGAATTCGTCACCGCCAAGGCGGGCGGCGGTATCCTCGCGGCGCAGAGAGCCTTGCACCCGATCCGCCACGAGGCGCAGCACCTGATCGCCGCAGGCATGGCCAAGGGTATCGTTGATCTGCTTGAAATTGTCCAGATCAAAAAAGAAAACCGCCACCGACAGCCCCTGGGCATCGGCACGGGTCAGGGCGCGTCGCAGCCGGTTCATGAAACAGGCCCGATTGGCCAAGCCGGTCAGAGGATCGTGAAAGGCCAGTTTGGTCAACTCGGATTCATACACCTTCCGTTCGGTGACGTCGTGATAGGTGGCCACCATGCCCGAGATGGCCGGGTCATCGAGCAGGTTGACCAGGACGACTTCAAAATACCGCCAGCCGCCTTTGCCCTGCCGCAGCCGCACCACGCCGTTGAGGGTCAGGCCGGGGCGCATTCCTGCCTGGACGAGCAGTCCCTGCATGATGGTCCTGTCCTCCGCATGAACATGGTCAAGCACGCTGCGCCCCTGCAGGGTTGCAGCCGCACAGCCCCACATGGCCTCGGCCGCCGGACTGACATAGTCAATGTCGCCGTCGACGGAGAGCACGGCGATAATGTCGGACACACTGCGGATCAAGGCGCTGAAGCGTTCTTCACGTGTGCGCAGCGCTTTCTCGGCCCGCATCCGTTCGAACAGCTCCCTACAGACCGCCTGGTACAGGTGGGCATTGACCAGGGCCGCCGAGATCTGGCCACCGTAGAGCATGGCCATCTGCTGGGTGTGGGCCGGATAGGCGATGAGGGGAGAGCGCAGGGCAAAGAGAACGCCGCGGATCAATTCCTGGTGATGGAGGGGAACGGCCAAGAGGGTCCGCACCGGAGCAAGAGCCGTGGGCGGCAGCGAAGCCTCCAGCAGCAAGGTGGTGAGATCGGTCGTGCCAAACGGCTCGTCCTTTTCCAAGTAAGGGGACGATATCAGGTATCCGGCGAGCTGGGTCAAGGTATCGGTGGATACCTGAACCAGCCCGGTGTGCGCCTCGCAGCGAAGCGATCCGGACCCATCGCGCAGGATCAGGGCCGAGGCGTCGGCTCCCGACGATGCGTGGCAGCATGTGTACCGCCTCACCGGCGAGGACAGTTATTTCAAGATGCTGACCAATGACCCGGTTGCTCTGCACGATCAGTTCAAACTGGACGTTGCGTTGCGCCTCTTCAAGCGCCAGACCTATCCGATGGGTCATGGCCAGCAGCAGATCGACATCGGTGCTGGCAAAGGGTTCGGGACGGCAGCGACCAAGCAGGAGGACGCCCTCGGCGGCGTGATTGCCGCCCACTGGCAGGCCGACCATGGTTTCGACCCCAAGTTCACGCAGCTGGCTGTCGACTTTCGGGTCGGTGGCCGCTTGGTCCGCCAGGACAGGGGTCTTGGCACGAATCACGGATTGTACATGTCCCTGCTCCTCGTCCGAAAAAGGCAGCTCCAGCATATCCTCCGGCAGGCCGATGGCCGCCAGAGGCGCGAATGTCCCTGTTCCAGCCGGGTCGAGAAGGACGACCACATCGGCGCAAAACAGCTCCGACAACATGGAGAGGACCCGGTCGAGCACCAGCGACAGCGGTCCCGGTTCACTGAGGATGGTCAACAGACGGGTCAGGCGGGTAGTATCGCGCACCGCCTCCCTCGCGGCCCGCAGGGCGCTGTCCCGGGCCATACGCAAACTGACGGGATGATCCATGGAGAGAGCCGCCGGGAATCGAACAATATTCGAGTGCACGGGTTCTTCCCCTAAAGAACAAGTGCCGTCAGCGTGGCGTTGTGGGTAGCGAGCACGCCGGCCGTTCGGGCAAACTCGCCGCAGCAGTAAAAACCAAAGGTCGGCGTCCCTCCGGCGGCTTCCTGTAATAGGCGGACTTCCTCGGCGACCCGGTCGCCAAAAATTTTTGCCCTGGCGGCGCAGTTGAACAGCAGCACCACCCCGGGGTCGGGATGGCCGTTGAGCGCCGACTCAACCACCTCGCCGGTGATAGTAAGCAGGGATTCGATCGAACTGCCCATCACCTGAACGGCGCTCCCCGGCGGCGGCACGCATCCCTGAATGCGCAGCGCGCCCTGCTCGTTCTTGGAACGGGCAACGCGGATGATCGCCGTGCCGTCGGATTGGAGCAGGCCAAAGGGATGCAGCATGGACGTATCCCAAAAATTCTCAACGCTCAGCTGCCCCGGAGCAATTCCGAGTTGGTCCTCATAGGCGATAGCCGCCGGCCGGCCGCCCAACTCGACGATTTCCGTGTCGTCGGTGCGGGTGACCAACAGGGGCACGCCGACCGGTTCCCAGCCGTGGCGGCACCCCACCGGCAGGGGAAATTCGCTGGCGATCCACAGGGCCACGGCCCCGCCCTCGAGCACCTGATCGTTGTGAAAGACAAAGGTGCGAACAAACCGCAGCTCGTCGTTGGCGGCACCGCCGGCTATCGACACCCGCGGTCCGGTCACCCGATACACCCCATGCACCAACTGCTGAAGGTTGCCGGCCAGACAATCGGCCAGCAGCAGGATGGCGGCATGCGGACTTGGCCCGGCCTCGGCCCGGCTCAGACGGGCAAGAGATTGACCAGCCTGTTCGAGGTTGCCCCTGATGGCCGGCTCCGAGGCCACGCCAAAGCGGTAGGGCCCGGCTGTCAGAGCCAAGACCGCCACGCCGCCGCCGACCCCCAAATGCTGCCCCAAAAAAATTTCACCGGCACCGGTGGCGCCGATGAGCGGCGTCGTGCCGGTGACGGCACGAATGCCTTTGAGCAGCACCGGCAGATCATACTGGGGAGTGGAGAACACCAGCACCACGGCCGGCGATTGTCCGCAGAGCCCGGTCACCGCGGCGCGAGCGGCTTCGCTCCCAGCGGCGAATGCGTCCATGAGGTGGCGGCTTGAACCGATACCGGCCTGAATCTTCATGCGTCTCCTTTTCTTGGCACTCTTTCTTGGCAATCATTGTGCACCACACCGTTGCACCTGGCGCGGCACTCTCGAAGCTCTTGCTAAGCAAAATTCATGCCCTCGGAGAAAGACGACACCTGTTCAAGGAGAACAACAAGTTACGGCCGCGTCATTGGCCATCCAGAAGAGACGCCTGCGAAGAGTCCGAAAAAATCGGACAGAACAGCCGCAACCGTCCGAAAAAAGAGGACGGAGGAAAAGAGAGGCTGGATCCTGTGCGACACAACACAGAACACATCAACACTATCGATAGGTTCCGCGACCAATCAATGGGCGGACCAGACAGTGAACAGCACAAAGCAACCAAGGACACCATGAATTGCCACGGCAAGCCGCTTCTGCCCGTCGAAGCCGCGTTTTGCAAGAACGTGTCGCGCGTGGGTCAGGGCCTCCGGATTGCCGTGTGCCGAATGCAACAGATCCTTGCGCAACGCCTCGGCAACGGTGTACGAGCCCCAAAGCCCCAGGACATTCATCAGCGCGAATGCAAGATAGCCCACGGTGACCAGGAGTTTGAGTTCTTCCGCCACCACCATGTTTCTCGACACGAGCCATCCGATGAGGGCGAGCAGTGCGCCTGTATAGAAATTCCAATAAAACTCGATCTTGCCCACCGCGGTGACAAACAACTGTGCAATATCTCTTGTTTCCATCCGATCTCCTCCGCGGGTCACCCCCGTCTCGCGCCTCCTGTCGGCATCCGTTTCCACGGACCGGACTCGACGCCTCCAGACCGTCCCGCGCACGCTCAGCGCAGGTAGCCCCAGCTCTTCAAGCGGTTGTAGGCATACTGCGCCTCCTTGCCCTGCTTCTGCCGCTGGAGGTAGGTGCGGTATTTCTGGGCGGCATCGTTTTGCCGGCCCATCTTTTCCAGGGCGTATCCCTGATAGAAGACGATCTGAGCGTTGCCGGGCAGCAGCCGGTCATACTGGCCGAGCAGCTGATAGGCGTGCTCAAACCGCTTGTTGCCCAACGCGGCCAAACCGGTCACCAGATAGGCCTGCGCCTCCCCGGGGTAGGCGCGTATCGCCTCCTGGCCGTATTTTTCCGCCGCCGGCCCATTTTTCGTGCCCATCTGAAACTTGGCCATCATCAACAGGGCGGTGTAGTCGCCCGGTCCCTGCTGGATGGCCTGCTTGAACAGCTGCTCAGCCTGGCCGTACCGTTTCTTGCCGGCCGCTTCGCTGGCCTGTTGCAGCGAGGTCAGCATCGGTTTGAGCCGCCGCACCGAGGCGGTTTCGTCCATGTACCGCTCGCGGTTGACCGCCTGATTGACCCGATCGCGATAGCTGGTGGCCACTGCTTGCTGCGCGGTGGCAAACCGCTCGTCACTCATCGGGTGGGTGGAGAACATCAGGTCCAGGGCGCCGGGTTGGCGCTTGTTAGTCTGCCGCAGCATGTCCATCAAATCCACCATGCCCTGCGGGCTGTAGCCGGCCGCGGTCATGTACTGCATGCCCAGGGCGTCGGCCTGGCGTTCATGGTCGCGACTGTAGCTGGCCAGAAGCGCGCCGGCTCCCAACCCGCCCAATCCCTGCACCAAATCCCCCGTGCCTTCCATCCCGGCCGCGCTCGTCGCCACCGAAACCCCGGCGAGCACCAGGTTGGCCAGCATGCCCTTGCTTGCCTGCTGGGCGGTGTGGCGGGCGCTGACATGGCCGATCTCGTGGCCAAGCAGGGCGGCAAGCTCCGCCTCGTTCTCCATCTCGGCGAGAATGCCCCGGGTGGCGGCAATGGAACCGCCGGGAAAAGCATAGGCATTGACATAGGCGGCATTGACCGCGCGAAAGGAAAAGGGTATTTGAGGGCGATGGGAACGGGCCGCCACCTCCCGGCCCACCCGGCTGATATAGGCGTTGAGCCGGGCATCCGGAACCACGCCGTAATCAGTGGAAAACTGCTGCGGGGACTGCTGCCGGTCGATGCCGAGTTCCTGGCTTTCCGAGACCATCATCAACTGGCTTTGGCCGGTCACCGGATTGACGGCGCAACCGGCAAGCAGCTGCTGAATCACGGCGGCCGAAACGCCCAGTCCGGCACAGCGCAGCAACTGGCGACGATGTATCCTTGATTGTTTGTGCTCCATATTCTCCTCCCTGGATAGGATTGATGCCGACACGCCTTGGTGACAAACTGTGACATATTTGCCCTGGCTTGGCAACACTGCCGTGACCACGAACAGTTGCGTCATCATCCCGATCACACAGAGTTTTTCCCTTTTGACTGCCCTGCGAACCGTGCACCGATGCAATTGAAAAAAACGCTCCACCGCCGCTTTCCCGACCTCGATCCGGCGCGTCTGCCCGGCGGCTTTGACCGGGTGGGCGATATCGCGGTGATCGGCATTCCCCCCGAAGCGGCGGCGCACGAACGCGAGATCGGCGAGATCCTTTTAGAGATGCACCCGACCATCCGGGTGGTGGCCAGGCGCGACGGCCAATATGGCGGCGAGTTCCGCACCCGGCCGCTGCGGATCCTTGCCGGCGAACAACGGCTGACCACCACCCACCGGGAAAACGGCGTCACCCTTCACCTCGACTTGGCCCGCGTCTATTTCTCGGTCCGTTCGGCCCACGAGCGGGCCCGAATCGCCGCCCTGGTCCAACCGGGCGAGCGCGTGGCCGTGCTCTGTTCGGGCGTCGGCCCCTTTCCCCTGATCATCGGCCGCCACAGTCACGCTGCGGAGGTGATCGGCATCGAGAAAAACCCCGTTGCTCACCAATACGCCGTGCGCAACCTGACGGCCAACCGCACGAAAGCAACCGTCCGTTTCCTGGAAGGTGACGCGGCCTTGGTCCTGCCTGGTCTCCAGCGACGGTTCGACCGCATGCTCATCGTCCTGCCCCACGGCGGCGAAGCGTTGCTGCCCTGCGCCCTCGATGCCCTGAAAGCGGACGGCTCGCTCCACTTCTACGACATGGGGGCCAAGGACGGCCACGCGGCCACCATGGCCAAGGTGGAAACCGTCTGCCGGCAGCACAACCGCTGCCCGCGGCCCCGCCGGGTGGTGACCTGCGGTCACTGTGGCCCGGCAACCTTCCGTTTCTGCCTGGATGCGGTCATCGATGCCACGGTGTGAGAGCCCGGTGTCGTTTCCACCCCTTCGCGATGATTGCGGTTCCTGAACAGCTGTGCTATCTTCACCCTCCTCTCATCGCACAACGGCCTGCCGTTCCCTCTTTTGTCGCCCGCAAGGAGAAAACTCCATGGATCCCAAAGATTATATCAAGAAACAGCGGTTCTATCTCTATGTGGTCGCAGCCCTGATCATCGGTTTTCTCGGCGGCGCGATCTTTGCCGTGTACCGCCTGCCCCAGGTCAATGAGCCGTCGACCGCATCCCGCCAGCAGGAGGCGGCCGAGGCCATCGCCTCGATGGAAAAGGCGGTCCAGCAAAAACCGGACGACGGTCATGCCTGGGTGGAACTGGGCCACGCTTATTTCGATACCGGCCAGGCGCCCAAGGCGATTCAGGCGTACACCAAGGCCCTGGAACTGCTGCCCGGCGATCTCAACGTCATGACCGATCTGGGGGTGATGTATCACCAGGACAACCAGCATCAGAAGGCCATCGACCTGTTCGATCAGGTGCTCAAGAGCAACCCCAAGCATGAGCAGGCCCGGTTCAACAAGGGCGTGGTGCTGCTCACAGGCCTCAACGACCGCAAGGGCGCCTTGGCCGAATGGAAGACGCTTGTCCAGCACCACCCCATGGCGGCGGCCCCATCGGGAAAAATGGTGGGCGACCTGATCGACCAGCTGGAAAAGGAAGAGGGCAAATAGGGTCGACAAGCACCATCCCGCTCGCCTCGGCATCAATTGTCCTGATCAAGACCATCGCTGCAATTGACCGCATGCACCGGGGTTCCCGCTTGACAGCTTATTTTAGCCCCACTATATTTTTAACTCTTTGACAAATATCCAGGGGGGAGTGCACATGGAACGCCAAGGCTTCCAGGTGCGTGGAGAAAACAACGGCGCCATGACACCCCAGACCCGGTGCCGCCTTTTCTCCTCTTCCGACCTGCCGGTCCACAACCCGGCACCAGAAATCCCCAGCCACATCAACGTATCCCGGATGGAACCGCACACCAACAAAGGACTACTGTATGAGTAAAATCAAAGGTTCGCAGGCCATTATCAAATGTCTGCAGGAAGAAGGCGTGGAACTTCTGTTTGGGTACCCAGGCGGCGCCGTTATTGAGCTGTACGACGAGTTGTGCAAGAGTCCCATC contains these protein-coding regions:
- a CDS encoding class I SAM-dependent methyltransferase; translation: MQLKKTLHRRFPDLDPARLPGGFDRVGDIAVIGIPPEAAAHEREIGEILLEMHPTIRVVARRDGQYGGEFRTRPLRILAGEQRLTTTHRENGVTLHLDLARVYFSVRSAHERARIAALVQPGERVAVLCSGVGPFPLIIGRHSHAAEVIGIEKNPVAHQYAVRNLTANRTKATVRFLEGDAALVLPGLQRRFDRMLIVLPHGGEALLPCALDALKADGSLHFYDMGAKDGHAATMAKVETVCRQHNRCPRPRRVVTCGHCGPATFRFCLDAVIDATV
- a CDS encoding M48 family metalloprotease, with protein sequence MEHKQSRIHRRQLLRCAGLGVSAAVIQQLLAGCAVNPVTGQSQLMMVSESQELGIDRQQSPQQFSTDYGVVPDARLNAYISRVGREVAARSHRPQIPFSFRAVNAAYVNAYAFPGGSIAATRGILAEMENEAELAALLGHEIGHVSARHTAQQASKGMLANLVLAGVSVATSAAGMEGTGDLVQGLGGLGAGALLASYSRDHERQADALGMQYMTAAGYSPQGMVDLMDMLRQTNKRQPGALDLMFSTHPMSDERFATAQQAVATSYRDRVNQAVNRERYMDETASVRRLKPMLTSLQQASEAAGKKRYGQAEQLFKQAIQQGPGDYTALLMMAKFQMGTKNGPAAEKYGQEAIRAYPGEAQAYLVTGLAALGNKRFEHAYQLLGQYDRLLPGNAQIVFYQGYALEKMGRQNDAAQKYRTYLQRQKQGKEAQYAYNRLKSWGYLR
- a CDS encoding sensor domain-containing diguanylate cyclase, producing the protein MTQLAGYLISSPYLEKDEPFGTTDLTTLLLEASLPPTALAPVRTLLAVPLHHQELIRGVLFALRSPLIAYPAHTQQMAMLYGGQISAALVNAHLYQAVCRELFERMRAEKALRTREERFSALIRSVSDIIAVLSVDGDIDYVSPAAEAMWGCAAATLQGRSVLDHVHAEDRTIMQGLLVQAGMRPGLTLNGVVRLRQGKGGWRYFEVVLVNLLDDPAISGMVATYHDVTERKVYESELTKLAFHDPLTGLANRACFMNRLRRALTRADAQGLSVAVFFFDLDNFKQINDTLGHACGDQVLRLVADRVQGSLRREDTAARLGGDEFTVLVEGVSTLEQVLPLAERVLHSLQTPFSHGGHELLVGGSMGVALSVPNVDSAEDLVRKADLAMYRAKNSGKGKYTVFAG
- a CDS encoding tetratricopeptide repeat protein — protein: MDPKDYIKKQRFYLYVVAALIIGFLGGAIFAVYRLPQVNEPSTASRQQEAAEAIASMEKAVQQKPDDGHAWVELGHAYFDTGQAPKAIQAYTKALELLPGDLNVMTDLGVMYHQDNQHQKAIDLFDQVLKSNPKHEQARFNKGVVLLTGLNDRKGALAEWKTLVQHHPMAAAPSGKMVGDLIDQLEKEEGK
- the extKL gene encoding multiheme c-type cytochrome (seleno)protein ExtKL, which produces MKRIQVAVSALALAAIMSGLAAAEQAQTLEELVRRYDASSCKECHQEIYSQWEQSLHAKPMLGPIGRTLATFQGYVNSRDTELNKSHEVAPGMKEFLKPCVECHLPQMMDASEAVAGEIAKAIVDGDEEVLNTLRITCIVCHNRNAILRKFRDGAPQPNTVYGPKYAGPHGDTKFTTAARSEMLRDTVFCAQCHQGPNVQHYDEPMWCTSTFDSHQHFYVPMGGTESCQDCHMRKDGGHRFPPNYQDPVQTGKRLKEWIDLNLSAIAYRMKPNAKELLPLVVINSEVVSRIGHRFPDGCPSPNRVTLDIKVSSKDGKELYSDTKTYMPQHKLGYDEHTMVYAANRKLTLLRDTSLHPFVSRKETIEVKLPEGVEEAVVEATLTFRQLPGVPEAEFPIHTVRREVSLKR
- a CDS encoding bacteriohemerythrin, with amino-acid sequence MASTRRRPFVSEWLIFAVCVLVIGAVFAYTNVHDHAHITDNERQRLATAATVTSDVLSHHLFSIGATLDNVRGGLRPGWLAREDAVAVCRERLKTLVDAMPSVRGILVMDPAGKIVTAARDELIGQILPQRQYLQVPMRHPDRDTLYVSPPYQSVSGPWLLNLTYALAGQSGEFAGVVSAALDPKALAVLLGSVRYAADAWVAFVHGNGTLFVWEPERGDVVGKSLALPGTLFTRFLESGLDAAVLEGTSRATGEPSMVALHRVQPAELHMDGPLIIAVGRNLEAVYAPWWHGLWRSLLIYGLLVLGGIAGLAVVQHRRRLALRAIEEREAQLRAIQSELETLFTLAPSLLGIGDLQGTFRKLNPAWEKWLGYASTELEGLSCLDFIHPQDREATKARIAELVQGRTITNFVARFRHKNGMYRFIEWHAAARDGCIYAAAQDVTQRQELERTLEQMAYHDRLTGLANRALLFDRLSQALFNARRKQTMVAILFIDLDGFKGVNDQYGHDAGDLVLKTIAERFLARVRATDTVARTGGDEFVIVLNELNRADEAGLVAQNLLEAVAPDIALASGTTCRVGASIGISLFPHDGIDMDTLLMAADAAMYQAKKAGKNQTVFADDGCQNAGAIVLDSRHLVGVAEIDRQHEGLVLLVNRLLDAARTHGDQAAMERLFHELAGATAQHFATEHALMQRYGYPRQAGHDAAHDYLLAEVDNFRGEIFKGGDQFMFSLLEAWLLEHILAEDLALGHFLQEQGMEATASGEENVALPPMRG
- a CDS encoding FIST signal transduction protein; the encoded protein is MKIQAGIGSSRHLMDAFAAGSEAARAAVTGLCGQSPAVVLVFSTPQYDLPVLLKGIRAVTGTTPLIGATGAGEIFLGQHLGVGGGVAVLALTAGPYRFGVASEPAIRGNLEQAGQSLARLSRAEAGPSPHAAILLLADCLAGNLQQLVHGVYRVTGPRVSIAGGAANDELRFVRTFVFHNDQVLEGGAVALWIASEFPLPVGCRHGWEPVGVPLLVTRTDDTEIVELGGRPAAIAYEDQLGIAPGQLSVENFWDTSMLHPFGLLQSDGTAIIRVARSKNEQGALRIQGCVPPPGSAVQVMGSSIESLLTITGEVVESALNGHPDPGVVLLFNCAARAKIFGDRVAEEVRLLQEAAGGTPTFGFYCCGEFARTAGVLATHNATLTALVL